A region of Argentina anserina chromosome 5, drPotAnse1.1, whole genome shotgun sequence DNA encodes the following proteins:
- the LOC126794359 gene encoding protein SPIRAL1-like 5, whose protein sequence is MSRGGSYGGGPSSLGYLFGSEEPQTPPPAAKPVLPPYGIDITTIDDYQKPSSDHQTPTNSNNYPRADGQNSGNFLTDRPTTKVKSVPGGDSSLGYLFGDK, encoded by the exons ATGAGTAGAGGCGGGAGCTATGGCGGTGGACCGAGTTCATTGGGTTATTTGTTTGGCTCAGAGGAGCCACAAACTCCACCCCCAGCTGCTAAGCCAGTATTGCCGCCATACGGCATCGATATCACCACCATTGATGATTATCAAAAGCCATCATCAGATCATCAGACTCCTACCAATTCCAACAACTATCCAAGAGCTGACGGCCAAAATTCTGGAAACTTTTTAACT GATCGTCCAACAACAAAAGTTAAATCAGTTCCTGGAGGAGATTCATCACTTGGCTACTTGTTTGGAGATAAGTGA